From Brochothrix thermosphacta DSM 20171 = FSL F6-1036, a single genomic window includes:
- a CDS encoding NlpC/P60 family protein, which translates to MKSSKIIAIALAAAITVSPFAGIASTSVSASESSATIASKKADMKSQLADIVQQESEVSAKVAANQKEFTQLKKDQVKLEKSIEETKAAIDKRKGKLEERARAMQTSSATTSIVDSVLEADSITDAAAAVIAYSKFQSADVSIVEAQQKDENKLAADNKSLSAKIDNQRSVIASSEVAAGKLAAQKAEKEVLVAKLANDEKRAQKAEKVAAELAAAAAVQPIKTDVKEVAKADEKTSTVAKAETKTENVVSVVNTSTNKTDDTKKTENKPAKETTDNNAGSVVSGVSGAIQEAYKYAGQAYGGGAVPGNFDCSGLVMYSYAKAGISLPRTAAAQYGATTRISESQAQAGDLVFFSDGGISHVGIYLGGGQMFNSQNNGIQTDNIHGAYWGEHLAGFGRIN; encoded by the coding sequence TTGAAGAGTTCAAAAATTATCGCTATCGCATTAGCAGCAGCTATTACAGTATCACCATTTGCAGGTATTGCTTCAACAAGCGTTTCAGCAAGTGAATCAAGTGCAACAATCGCATCTAAAAAAGCAGACATGAAATCACAATTGGCTGATATCGTTCAACAAGAATCAGAAGTTTCTGCTAAAGTAGCAGCGAATCAAAAAGAGTTTACGCAATTGAAAAAAGATCAAGTTAAACTTGAAAAATCAATTGAGGAAACAAAAGCAGCAATTGATAAACGTAAAGGTAAATTAGAAGAACGCGCACGCGCAATGCAAACTTCTAGTGCAACAACATCAATTGTAGATTCAGTTCTTGAAGCAGACAGTATTACTGATGCAGCAGCGGCTGTTATAGCATACTCGAAATTCCAAAGTGCTGATGTTAGTATTGTTGAAGCACAACAAAAAGATGAAAATAAATTAGCGGCAGATAATAAATCACTTAGCGCTAAAATCGATAACCAACGTTCAGTAATCGCTTCAAGCGAAGTAGCAGCTGGTAAATTAGCAGCACAAAAAGCTGAAAAAGAAGTACTTGTTGCTAAATTAGCTAACGATGAAAAACGTGCTCAAAAAGCTGAAAAAGTAGCAGCAGAATTAGCAGCAGCAGCTGCAGTACAACCAATCAAAACAGATGTTAAAGAAGTTGCAAAAGCAGATGAAAAAACATCAACTGTTGCAAAAGCAGAAACAAAAACTGAAAATGTCGTATCTGTAGTTAACACAAGCACTAACAAAACAGACGATACTAAAAAAACAGAAAACAAACCTGCTAAAGAAACAACAGATAACAACGCTGGTTCAGTCGTTTCTGGTGTTTCAGGAGCAATCCAAGAAGCTTACAAATATGCTGGTCAAGCATACGGTGGTGGCGCAGTACCTGGTAACTTTGACTGTTCAGGTCTTGTAATGTATTCATATGCTAAAGCTGGTATTAGCTTACCGCGTACAGCAGCAGCACAATATGGTGCAACGACTCGTATCTCTGAAAGCCAAGCACAAGCAGGCGACTTAGTATTCTTCTCTGATGGCGGAATCAGTCACGTAGGTATTTACCTTGGTGGCGGTCAAATGTTCAACTCGCAAAATAATGGTATCCAAACAGATAACATTCATGGCGCATACTGGGGCGAGCACTTAGCTGGTTTTGGACGTATTAACTAA
- the ftsX gene encoding permease-like cell division protein FtsX, translating to MKPRTMGRHFRESFKSLHRNGLMTFAAISAVTVTLVLVGFFMITMLNVNKLASDVEDNVKINANVDLSANKTDKQQIEKDLQNLNGVANVTYSSKENELKKMVKAYGDSFELFEQSNPLHDVYVVEAKTPSDVDQVAKAAENVKNVDSVSYNAKTVGKVFDVVKWVRYIGVFLIAALLLTAMFLISNTIKIAIYSRRTEVEIQKLVGATNGFIRWPFLLEGAWIGFLGAIIPIGLTWAVYYQVYKFVMPSLASTYYSLLPVGQMVGIVTITALAIGIIIGMVGSILSIRKFLKI from the coding sequence TTGAAGCCTAGAACAATGGGACGTCATTTTAGAGAGAGTTTTAAAAGTCTTCATCGTAATGGGTTGATGACTTTTGCAGCAATTAGTGCTGTAACTGTTACACTCGTTTTAGTTGGTTTCTTCATGATTACAATGTTGAACGTCAACAAGTTAGCATCCGATGTTGAAGATAATGTGAAAATTAATGCAAATGTTGATTTGTCTGCAAATAAAACAGATAAACAACAGATTGAAAAGGATTTACAAAATTTAAATGGAGTGGCCAACGTCACTTACTCATCAAAAGAAAATGAATTAAAGAAAATGGTTAAAGCTTATGGCGATAGTTTTGAGCTATTTGAACAATCAAATCCTTTACACGATGTGTATGTCGTTGAAGCTAAAACACCATCAGATGTTGATCAGGTAGCGAAAGCTGCTGAAAACGTCAAAAATGTTGACTCAGTTTCTTATAATGCAAAAACAGTTGGAAAAGTGTTTGATGTTGTGAAATGGGTGCGCTATATTGGTGTTTTCTTAATTGCAGCTTTATTATTAACAGCGATGTTCTTAATTTCTAACACAATTAAGATTGCGATATACTCTCGTCGAACAGAAGTAGAAATACAAAAACTTGTAGGTGCAACAAACGGCTTTATCAGATGGCCATTTTTATTAGAAGGTGCATGGATTGGTTTCCTCGGAGCAATTATTCCGATTGGACTCACATGGGCAGTTTACTATCAGGTCTATAAATTTGTGATGCCATCATTAGCATCAACGTATTATTCATTGTTACCTGTAGGTCAAATGGTAGGAATCGTAACGATTACAGCCTTAGCAATTGGGATTATTATTGGGATGGTAGGAAGTATCTTATCTATTCGTAAATTCCTTAAAATATAA
- the ftsE gene encoding cell division ATP-binding protein FtsE, translated as MIKMENVYKKYSNGISAANGFDIEIKQGEFVYIVGPSGAGKSTFIKLIYREEQATSGQINVNDYDLIKMKNREVPYLRRGIGVVFQDFKLLPTLTVFDNIAFAMEVVESDKETIKTRVMEVLDLVNLKHKVRMLPSELSGGEQQRISIARSIVNKPKVIIADEPTGNLDPDTSWEILNILEEINRQGTTIVMATHNREIVNTLKHRLIAIEDGRIIRDEAEGVYDFEA; from the coding sequence ATGATAAAAATGGAAAATGTTTATAAAAAATACAGTAATGGGATTTCCGCTGCAAATGGTTTTGACATCGAAATTAAACAAGGAGAATTTGTTTATATCGTTGGTCCAAGTGGCGCAGGGAAATCGACCTTTATTAAATTAATATACCGTGAAGAACAAGCAACTTCCGGACAAATTAACGTGAATGATTATGATTTAATTAAAATGAAAAATAGAGAAGTACCATACTTACGTCGTGGGATTGGTGTAGTCTTCCAAGATTTTAAATTGCTACCAACACTCACTGTCTTTGATAATATTGCCTTCGCGATGGAAGTTGTTGAAAGTGATAAAGAAACAATCAAAACACGTGTTATGGAAGTCTTAGATTTAGTTAACTTGAAGCACAAGGTACGTATGTTACCAAGTGAACTTTCTGGTGGGGAGCAACAACGTATTTCAATTGCACGCTCAATTGTTAATAAACCGAAAGTGATTATTGCCGATGAACCAACCGGTAACCTTGACCCTGATACTTCATGGGAAATTTTAAATATTTTAGAAGAAATTAATCGTCAAGGAACAACGATTGTTATGGCAACGCACAATAGAGAAATCGTTAATACGCTAAAACACCGTCTTATTGCTATTGAAGATGGTCGTATTATTCGTGATGAAGCGGAAGGGGTGTATGATTTTGAAGCCTAG